The Alphaproteobacteria bacterium genomic interval CGATCGGCCCCGGCGACGGCAGCAGGGTCGGCGGCTTCGCCAGGCGCCGGACCCGCGCGTGCAGGTGAAACTCGATTTTCTCCTGCGCAGCCTTGTAGGCCACCTCCGTCACCAGATTGCCGAAAAAGTCCGGTCGTTCGTATCGTTCGTCGGGGAAGGGCGAGACGTCCAGCTTCGCCAGGACCACGTCCTGTTCGTCGGGCATGGTGCGGGGCATCAGGCGCGCCACCTGCCGGGCACCCGCCGCCGAGGCGACGTAGAGTTGGGTGATGCGCAGTTCGATATCGTAGAGCATCGCAGCCGCCGTCAGGACAGATAGGCGGTCGTCAGCAGGTCCGAGGCCTCCCCCAGTGACTCCACCAGGTCGGCCAGCACCTGCGAATCCACCGATTCCGGCGTTCGCACCGCCATATCCGAATGAATTTTCAGCAAGGCCCGCGCCAACGGCGACATCAGGCCGAATTCCTCTGCGCCCGGCAGGCGGGCGACATGGCCGCGAAGCTGCTCCAACTGGAACAGGATCGCCCGCGGGTTCATGGTGTCGAACACCATCAGGTCCACCACCGTGTCGCGCTGTCCGCCCAGCGAATAGCGGCGATGATAGGTCATGGTGCAGTCGCCCAGTTCCAGCGCCACCTCCAACGCCCCGTCCGGTGCGGCCGGATCGGCGAAATGCGAAAGCACATCCGCCATCGCGACCGTGCGCTCGATCGAGCGGCCCACCGTCAGGAACTGCCAGTCGATGAACCGGAACATGTTTTCGTGCACCAGGCCGCTCAAGGCCGCGATCTTGTACAGCAGTTGCGTCATGGCGCGGGCGGTGTCGTCGCCCGGCACCAGGTCCGGCGCCAGATCGCTGGCGGTGTCGGCGATGTCGCGCAGCGCCGTCCATCCGTCGATCGAGAACCGGTCGTGTACCCGGCTGGCGCTGAGCACGGCCGAGTTCAGCGTCCCCAGCAACTCCGCCGGCATGGGCTTATCCGGGTCCAGCGGCAGGGTTTCGAGATAGTCGGCGATGCTGGAGTGCAGCGGCCCCTTCCAGTCCCCGGTCTCGGCAAAGCGCGTGTGCTGGGCGCGCAGAACGCGCACCATGTTTTCCGCCCGCTCCACATAGCGGCCGAGCCAGTACAGATTGTCCGCCGCCCGGCTCGGCAGCGTGCCGATGCGCGGCCGGGGATAGCGGCCGGTGGCGGGCGGCGCCATGGTATCCGCCGGCACCGGCCCGTCGCTCACCACCCAGACATCGGCGACGGATCCGCCGCGCTTCATCGAGGTGGCCATCACGTCCTGGGTGCGGCCGATGCGGGCATAGCCGCCCGGCATCATCTTCCATCCGTCCGCCGTGCGACACAGATAGAGGCGCAGGCTCATGGGCCGCGGCACCAACTGGCCGTCGATATAGGCGGGCGTGGTCGAGAGGCTGGCGATTTCCTGCCCGACAAGGCTGGCACCCTCGCGCTTCAGGCGCTCATCCAGCGTACCGGCGATGTCGGCGCCGAAGGCGATGTCGTCCGCGGGATCGAACGGCATGCGTGGCGACAAGGCCGGGCTGATCAGCATACGGGCGGCATTGGCCTGCACATAGGCGCGCGCCGACGGGTCGCCGCACCACCAGGTGGCCACATTCGGCAGTTTCAGGGATTCGTCGAACCAGACCTGGCAGATGCGCGACAGGAACGCCATCAGCGCGCGGGCCTCGATCACGCCGGAGCCCAGATTGTTGGCGAGGTGCAGATGGCCGGCGCGCAGGGCGCCCAGCAGGCCGGGCGTGCCCATGCCCGACAACTCGTCCAGGTCGAGCGGGTCGGCAAGGCGCGCCGGGATGCGGCGCCAGATCGCGCTGACCGGGGTCAGGCCGGCCACGGTGCGCACCATGGCCTTGCCGTCCTCGACCGTCAGGTCCTCCCCTTCCAGCAGCATCAGGCCCAGATAGCGCGCGATATAGGCGTGCTCCAGGTAATCCTCGTTCAGCAGGCGCGAGGTCAGGATGCCGACGCGGCCGTCCGGGACGGTGTTGTGCGCCTGCAACGCCTCGCGGAAGGCGCGGAAAAAGCCGGCGAGGC includes:
- a CDS encoding circularly permuted type 2 ATP-grasp protein, with the protein product MPVDDASATVLGQYRPPNGAADELLDTTGAVRPAWQAFLDHFATLGPDEIAARARRGDQYLRDAGVFFRQQTGEAPAERAWPLSHVPVIINEREWQHLAEGLVQRAEVLEAVVADLYGENRLIRDGLLPASLIAANPAWLRPMVGIQPVSGHHLHFIAFEVGRGPNGDWWVLSDRAQAPAGVGIALENRLATSRVFPELFAQVNVYRLAGFFRAFREALQAHNTVPDGRVGILTSRLLNEDYLEHAYIARYLGLMLLEGEDLTVEDGKAMVRTVAGLTPVSAIWRRIPARLADPLDLDELSGMGTPGLLGALRAGHLHLANNLGSGVIEARALMAFLSRICQVWFDESLKLPNVATWWCGDPSARAYVQANAARMLISPALSPRMPFDPADDIAFGADIAGTLDERLKREGASLVGQEIASLSTTPAYIDGQLVPRPMSLRLYLCRTADGWKMMPGGYARIGRTQDVMATSMKRGGSVADVWVVSDGPVPADTMAPPATGRYPRPRIGTLPSRAADNLYWLGRYVERAENMVRVLRAQHTRFAETGDWKGPLHSSIADYLETLPLDPDKPMPAELLGTLNSAVLSASRVHDRFSIDGWTALRDIADTASDLAPDLVPGDDTARAMTQLLYKIAALSGLVHENMFRFIDWQFLTVGRSIERTVAMADVLSHFADPAAPDGALEVALELGDCTMTYHRRYSLGGQRDTVVDLMVFDTMNPRAILFQLEQLRGHVARLPGAEEFGLMSPLARALLKIHSDMAVRTPESVDSQVLADLVESLGEASDLLTTAYLS